Proteins encoded in a region of the Methanofollis tationis genome:
- a CDS encoding GNAT family N-acetyltransferase has product MPHPYSEGAAEAWIAESAAGWKAGWGAAWKVTRTTDGLLVGEVGITMDTENRSAELGYWIGKDYWGRGYATAAAWAAVQFGFEEMGVHRVHASCLRRNAGSARVLERAGLQYEGCLREHLLHRGRFEDLLLFGAVRDGDLGPAEREGGACSSRVCYEKHLRCLS; this is encoded by the coding sequence ATGCCCCATCCCTATTCCGAGGGAGCGGCAGAGGCCTGGATCGCGGAGAGCGCAGCAGGATGGAAGGCCGGGTGGGGCGCGGCCTGGAAAGTTACGAGGACAACCGACGGCCTTCTCGTAGGAGAGGTCGGAATAACGATGGATACGGAAAACCGGAGCGCAGAACTCGGGTACTGGATCGGGAAGGACTACTGGGGCAGGGGCTATGCCACGGCGGCGGCGTGGGCCGCAGTGCAGTTCGGTTTTGAGGAGATGGGAGTCCACCGCGTCCACGCCTCCTGCCTCAGGCGGAACGCCGGGTCGGCGCGGGTGCTGGAGCGGGCCGGGCTGCAGTACGAGGGGTGCCTGCGGGAGCATCTCCTCCACCGGGGACGCTTCGAGGACCTGCTGCTCTTCGGGGCGGTGCGAGACGGGGATCTGGGCCCCGCAGAGAGGGAAGGCGGAGCCTGCTCCTCCCGGGTGTGTTATGAGAAACACCTGCGGTGTCTTTCGTAG
- a CDS encoding ISH3 family transposase, with the protein MPLPKSRVTCRKSNILKPKDCCAPVVSALDQHLTIPIQGKLTQTDLISSLVGMAVMNQSVHSITHILDRVPCETSVRYHLKKLDMADLEQNNTSILTTHMHHVLKPGYAYQFAIDFTNDPYYGSTDEENEAYIVRSKRKKSTNEFYSYITLYVTTRNRQMTLAVFPVRRDTSKVGYIAQCLDRITELGLRIEVLCLDREFYTRKVLGFLMDVQVPFIVPVRKHGKRMKQVLQGTHSRYAEYRMHGKPVLVLKIAIAVKYAKGKRGKRGVENLGYVVGNLRWNPHRVHQTYRSRFSIESSYRMRNQVKPRTSTKNPVIRYLYAIISFLLKNIWIDILWKHFSPVKQGPQTIEVRGFRFSSFMCIIWEAIRTSMRGARAIPVLRYPV; encoded by the coding sequence ATGCCTTTACCTAAATCGAGGGTGACCTGCAGAAAGAGCAACATTCTGAAACCTAAAGACTGTTGCGCCCCTGTTGTTTCGGCACTGGATCAGCATCTAACCATTCCCATTCAGGGAAAACTCACTCAAACGGACTTGATTTCTTCTCTGGTCGGCATGGCTGTAATGAATCAGTCAGTTCACTCAATCACCCACATCCTGGATCGGGTACCGTGCGAAACGTCCGTTCGCTACCACCTCAAAAAGCTCGATATGGCCGATTTGGAACAGAATAACACCTCGATCCTCACCACCCATATGCACCACGTCCTCAAACCTGGGTACGCCTATCAGTTTGCGATTGACTTTACCAACGATCCGTACTACGGGTCAACCGATGAGGAGAATGAGGCCTATATCGTGCGAAGTAAGCGTAAAAAGTCAACAAATGAGTTTTATTCCTACATCACTCTGTATGTGACCACCAGGAACCGGCAGATGACGCTGGCCGTGTTCCCGGTGCGCCGGGATACCTCGAAGGTCGGATACATCGCGCAATGTCTCGATCGGATCACTGAACTCGGTCTTCGCATCGAAGTTCTCTGCCTGGATCGGGAGTTCTACACCCGGAAGGTGCTCGGGTTTCTGATGGACGTCCAGGTGCCGTTCATCGTTCCTGTCAGGAAACACGGGAAAAGGATGAAACAAGTCCTCCAGGGAACCCACTCCCGGTATGCTGAATATCGGATGCACGGAAAACCGGTGCTGGTCCTGAAGATTGCGATTGCCGTGAAGTATGCAAAAGGAAAACGGGGTAAGCGCGGCGTTGAGAATCTGGGTTACGTCGTGGGAAACCTCCGGTGGAATCCCCATCGGGTCCATCAGACCTATCGGTCCAGGTTCTCGATTGAATCGTCCTATCGGATGCGCAACCAGGTGAAACCCCGTACGAGCACAAAAAACCCGGTCATCCGGTATCTCTACGCCATAATATCGTTCCTCCTCAAGAATATCTGGATCGATATACTCTGGAAGCACTTTTCCCCCGTGAAACAGGGACCACAAACCATTGAGGTGCGCGGCTTCCGGTTCAGCTCCTTCATGTGCATAATCTGGGAGGCGATCCGCACATCGATGAGGGGTGCCAGAGCCATTCCTGTGTTAAGGTATCCTGTTTAG
- the purE gene encoding 5-(carboxyamino)imidazole ribonucleotide mutase, whose protein sequence is MPDVAVITGSNSDSAIAEKAVRVLETYGLSYDVQVISAHRDPDRLDDYMRTSDAKVFIAIAGMAAALPGVVASKTKRPVIGVPVSGKLMGGLDALLSIVQMPKGVPVACVAVDGGENAAHLAARILGVA, encoded by the coding sequence ATGCCCGATGTTGCAGTGATCACAGGCTCGAACTCAGACAGTGCGATTGCCGAAAAGGCGGTACGAGTGCTCGAAACCTACGGTCTCTCCTATGACGTCCAGGTGATCTCGGCCCACCGCGACCCTGACCGCCTCGACGACTATATGCGCACCTCGGATGCGAAGGTCTTCATCGCCATCGCCGGGATGGCGGCCGCCCTCCCCGGCGTCGTCGCCTCGAAGACGAAACGCCCGGTGATCGGGGTCCCGGTCTCAGGCAAACTGATGGGCGGGCTCGACGCCCTCCTCTCCATCGTCCAGATGCCCAAAGGCGTGCCGGTCGCCTGCGTCGCCGTGGACGGCGGAGAGAACGCAGCGCACCTGGCCGCCCGCATCCTGGGCGTCGCATGA
- a CDS encoding pyridoxal-phosphate-dependent aminotransferase family protein → MENERLLMLPGPVPVPERVRQAMMRQAINHRGPEFGTAYADCAAVLKECFGTKNEVYIISGSGTAGMEAAVANFGRGKRIASLVNGKFGERLRDLGQRYGDVTAVESTWGTPLDLDALAAALEGGVEMVTMVHNETSAGILNPAKDVGKLARKHDALFVMDGVTSVGGDEVLADEWGVDIAIVGSQKCLAAPAGLAAVAVSDRAWERIAEDRPYYLDLAAYRKNGKKAPMETPYTPAVPLFLALAEAMAIIREEGMAARIARHRRMSASVRAAVSAWGLSMFPHLDAVHAYSNTVTAVAMPEGVTDSALRGTVKRMGIEIAGGQDHLKGKIFRIGSMGAVSAPEILATLAAVQHALRKAGVAGMGDGVGAAAEVLDA, encoded by the coding sequence ATGGAAAACGAACGACTCCTCATGCTGCCGGGGCCGGTGCCGGTGCCGGAACGGGTGCGGCAGGCAATGATGCGGCAGGCGATCAACCATCGCGGTCCTGAATTCGGCACCGCCTACGCGGACTGCGCTGCGGTCCTGAAAGAATGCTTCGGGACGAAAAACGAGGTCTATATCATCAGCGGCTCGGGAACCGCCGGCATGGAAGCGGCCGTCGCCAACTTCGGGCGCGGGAAGCGGATCGCCTCCCTGGTCAACGGCAAGTTCGGCGAGAGGCTCCGGGACCTCGGGCAGCGTTACGGCGACGTGACCGCGGTCGAATCGACCTGGGGCACGCCCCTCGACCTCGACGCCCTCGCCGCCGCCCTCGAAGGCGGTGTCGAGATGGTGACGATGGTCCACAACGAGACCTCGGCCGGCATCCTCAACCCGGCGAAGGACGTCGGGAAACTCGCCCGGAAACACGACGCCCTCTTTGTCATGGACGGCGTCACCTCGGTCGGCGGCGATGAGGTGCTCGCCGACGAGTGGGGCGTCGACATCGCCATCGTCGGCTCGCAGAAGTGCCTGGCCGCCCCGGCAGGGCTTGCGGCCGTCGCCGTATCCGACCGGGCATGGGAGCGGATCGCCGAGGACCGCCCGTACTACCTCGACCTTGCCGCCTACCGCAAGAACGGCAAGAAGGCTCCGATGGAGACCCCGTACACCCCGGCCGTCCCGCTCTTCCTCGCCCTCGCCGAAGCGATGGCGATCATCCGTGAAGAAGGCATGGCCGCCCGCATCGCCCGGCACCGGCGGATGTCGGCCTCGGTCAGGGCCGCCGTCTCGGCCTGGGGCCTCTCCATGTTCCCACACCTCGACGCCGTCCACGCCTACTCGAACACCGTCACCGCCGTCGCCATGCCCGAAGGCGTCACCGACAGCGCCCTCCGCGGCACCGTCAAGCGGATGGGCATCGAGATCGCCGGCGGCCAGGACCACCTCAAGGGGAAGATCTTCAGGATCGGCTCGATGGGTGCGGTCAGCGCTCCAGAAATCCTCGCCACCCTTGCAGCAGTCCAGCACGCACTCAGGAAGGCCGGCGTCGCCGGCATGGGTGACGGCGTCGGGGCGGCGGCTGAGGTGCTCGACGCATGA
- the ribC gene encoding riboflavin synthase — MKIGVADTTFARVNMGAFVVDELRKHASVAIERYTVPGFKDLPVACKKLIEERGCDIVVALGMPGGKDKDKMCAHEASQGLMLAQLMTNRHIIEVFVHEDEAENDRELAWLAERRAREHAENAVNLILRPQVLTRQAGTGQRQGFEDAGPARQ; from the coding sequence ATGAAGATCGGGGTCGCCGACACCACCTTCGCCCGCGTCAATATGGGCGCTTTCGTCGTCGACGAGCTGCGCAAGCACGCCAGCGTCGCCATCGAGCGCTACACCGTTCCGGGCTTCAAGGACCTCCCGGTCGCCTGCAAGAAGCTTATCGAGGAGCGGGGCTGCGACATCGTCGTCGCCCTCGGCATGCCGGGCGGCAAAGATAAAGACAAAATGTGCGCCCACGAAGCCTCGCAGGGCCTGATGCTCGCCCAGCTGATGACCAACCGGCATATCATCGAGGTCTTCGTCCACGAGGACGAGGCTGAAAACGACCGCGAACTCGCATGGCTCGCGGAGCGGCGGGCGCGGGAGCACGCCGAAAACGCCGTGAACCTCATCCTCCGCCCCCAGGTGCTCACCCGCCAGGCCGGCACCGGGCAGCGGCAGGGCTTCGAGGACGCCGGCCCGGCGAGGCAGTAA
- the ribH gene encoding 6,7-dimethyl-8-ribityllumazine synthase: MAITLGFVVAEFNRDITYMMEIEAREHAKFLGAEVADCIYVPGAYDMPLAIKKLLKQDGIDAVVTIGCVIEGATQHDEIVVQHAARKIIDLSLEYGKPVALGISGPGMTRLEATERIDYAKRAVESAVKMVQRLE; encoded by the coding sequence ATGGCAATCACACTGGGATTTGTGGTCGCGGAGTTCAACCGCGACATCACCTATATGATGGAGATCGAGGCGCGGGAGCATGCGAAGTTTCTCGGCGCCGAGGTGGCGGATTGCATCTATGTGCCCGGCGCCTACGACATGCCGCTTGCGATCAAGAAGCTGCTCAAGCAGGACGGTATCGACGCCGTCGTCACCATCGGCTGCGTCATCGAGGGGGCGACCCAGCACGACGAGATCGTCGTCCAGCACGCCGCCCGGAAGATCATCGACCTCTCCCTGGAGTACGGCAAGCCGGTCGCCCTCGGGATCTCGGGGCCGGGCATGACCCGCCTCGAGGCCACCGAGCGGATCGATTACGCAAAGCGCGCCGTTGAATCAGCCGTAAAAATGGTGCAGAGATTGGAATGA
- a CDS encoding pyridoxal phosphate-dependent aminotransferase — protein sequence MKALSEKVSAVAPSATIEISDAAKRMKREGIDVIGLSIGEPDFATPAHIVQACCDALASGETHYAPSNGIPELLHAAAEKCRTENHIPCAPENVIATCGAKDAIFQAMQACLNPGDEVVLPDPSWVSYEPCVQMAGGRVVHHALKEPSFQIDDRILERVGPRTKMIIVNSPSNPTGTVLSRASLKLVADICEDYDLLALSDEIYEKLIYGKEHISLASIGDMAGRTITVNGFSKAYAMTGWRLGYAVAPLPVLRQMAKVQQHSVSHPATFVMWGGVAALKGDQSCVEAMRKEFEARRMYMLDEFTSMGYAVAPPDGAFYAFVRVEGDDLEIARSWLNDAHVAATPGAAFNAPGWIRVSYAASLPTLKEAMRRIRAWKKSG from the coding sequence ATGAAGGCCCTCTCGGAGAAGGTCAGCGCCGTCGCCCCCTCGGCGACGATCGAGATCTCGGACGCCGCAAAGAGGATGAAGCGGGAGGGGATCGACGTGATCGGCCTCTCGATCGGCGAACCCGACTTTGCGACGCCCGCGCACATCGTACAGGCCTGCTGCGACGCCCTTGCCAGCGGCGAGACCCATTACGCACCCTCGAACGGGATCCCCGAACTCCTGCATGCCGCCGCAGAGAAATGTCGGACCGAGAACCACATCCCCTGCGCCCCCGAAAACGTCATCGCCACCTGTGGAGCGAAGGACGCCATCTTTCAGGCGATGCAGGCCTGCCTGAACCCGGGCGACGAGGTGGTCCTCCCTGATCCCTCGTGGGTCAGCTACGAGCCCTGCGTCCAGATGGCCGGGGGCCGGGTCGTCCACCACGCCCTCAAGGAGCCCTCGTTCCAGATCGACGACAGAATTCTCGAACGGGTGGGGCCGCGGACGAAGATGATCATCGTCAACAGCCCCTCGAACCCCACCGGGACGGTGCTCTCGAGAGCGTCCTTAAAACTCGTCGCCGATATCTGCGAGGACTACGACCTCCTCGCTCTTTCCGACGAGATCTACGAGAAACTGATCTACGGGAAAGAGCACATCTCCCTCGCCTCGATCGGCGATATGGCCGGTCGGACGATCACGGTCAACGGCTTTTCCAAGGCCTATGCGATGACCGGCTGGCGGCTCGGCTATGCGGTCGCCCCCCTCCCGGTCCTCCGCCAGATGGCGAAGGTGCAGCAGCACTCGGTCTCCCACCCGGCGACCTTCGTGATGTGGGGCGGTGTTGCGGCCCTGAAAGGCGACCAGTCCTGTGTCGAGGCGATGCGCAAAGAGTTCGAGGCCAGGCGGATGTACATGCTCGACGAGTTCACCTCGATGGGCTATGCGGTCGCCCCGCCCGACGGCGCCTTCTACGCTTTCGTGCGGGTGGAGGGCGACGACCTCGAGATCGCCCGTTCATGGCTGAACGATGCCCATGTGGCGGCGACACCGGGGGCGGCGTTCAATGCGCCCGGCTGGATCCGGGTCAGCTATGCCGCCTCCCTGCCGACGCTGAAAGAGGCGATGCGCCGGATACGGGCCTGGAAAAAGAGCGGATAA
- a CDS encoding PAS domain S-box protein, with protein MRAEGPSRNRCRSLALILLIFLFSSLAVPALAAEQPAKKVLLLHSYHQGLSWTDEMTGGARSVFDTAETPIDLYVEYMDTLRLGDAGYGDREEAILGQKFAGVTFDLVICLDDYAFHFLQDRHASLFPGVPVVFCGLNYFDEADLEGWENCTGIVEVYDVDGTLDAALFLNPGIKNVFVVNDATETGISNLRILQGAADRYAGRLTFTYSGDATLDQIEETVQNLQDDTIVLLMTYYRSPDGTYYEYADVAGPISAASAVPVYGVWDFYLGHGIVGGKILFGREQGEAAAAMGLRILDGEPASAIPVKTDLQGRYVFDYRQLQRYGLEGSSLPGGSAVINRPSRLIEVDRSVAVAGVFAIATLAITVVFLVAHIRLRRRSERILQENEEKFRRIAESSFDIIFSTDIGGRFTYLSPSVLRVTGYEPADLLGRSSVDLTDPADHERCAEAFSAVAGGGSLEGLEVLFLKKDGASGYLEINAAPLYADGTVIGMQGAAREITERKQMERMRSEAFAQIDRNIGQFATLGDEIRNPLAVIVGVADLYCEEEQKERILEQAEIIDGIITQLDRGWIASEKVREFLRKH; from the coding sequence ATGAGAGCAGAAGGACCGTCCCGGAATAGGTGCCGTTCTCTCGCTCTCATCCTCCTCATTTTTCTTTTCTCCTCCCTCGCAGTCCCGGCGCTTGCAGCAGAGCAGCCCGCAAAAAAAGTGCTTCTTCTCCATTCCTACCACCAGGGCCTCTCCTGGACCGACGAGATGACCGGGGGGGCCAGGTCGGTCTTCGATACCGCCGAAACGCCGATCGACCTCTATGTCGAGTACATGGACACCCTCCGTCTCGGCGATGCGGGCTACGGGGACCGGGAGGAGGCCATTCTGGGACAGAAGTTTGCAGGAGTCACGTTTGACCTCGTCATCTGTCTGGACGACTACGCCTTTCATTTCCTCCAGGACCGTCACGCCTCCCTTTTTCCCGGTGTCCCGGTCGTATTCTGCGGCCTGAACTATTTTGACGAGGCCGATCTCGAAGGCTGGGAGAACTGCACCGGGATCGTCGAGGTCTATGACGTGGACGGCACCCTCGACGCCGCCCTCTTCCTCAACCCCGGGATAAAGAATGTTTTTGTGGTGAACGACGCCACCGAGACCGGGATCTCGAACCTGCGGATCCTCCAGGGTGCCGCGGACCGCTATGCCGGTCGCCTGACCTTCACCTACTCGGGCGATGCGACCCTGGACCAGATCGAGGAGACGGTGCAGAACCTTCAGGACGACACGATCGTCCTGCTGATGACCTACTACCGCAGCCCCGACGGGACGTACTACGAATATGCCGACGTCGCCGGTCCGATCTCCGCGGCGTCGGCCGTCCCGGTCTACGGGGTGTGGGACTTCTATCTTGGTCACGGGATCGTCGGTGGGAAGATCCTCTTCGGGAGAGAGCAGGGGGAGGCGGCCGCCGCAATGGGGCTGCGCATCCTCGACGGCGAACCGGCCTCGGCGATCCCGGTGAAGACCGACCTGCAGGGGCGCTATGTCTTTGATTATCGCCAGCTCCAGCGCTACGGTCTTGAGGGCTCCTCTCTGCCCGGGGGGAGCGCCGTGATCAACAGGCCGTCGCGGCTGATCGAGGTCGACCGGAGCGTGGCGGTTGCCGGGGTGTTTGCGATCGCCACCCTTGCGATCACCGTCGTCTTCCTGGTCGCCCATATCAGGCTGAGGCGGCGCTCGGAGCGGATCCTGCAGGAGAACGAGGAAAAGTTCAGGCGCATTGCCGAAAGTTCATTCGACATCATTTTTTCTACGGACATCGGGGGCCGCTTCACCTATCTCTCTCCCTCGGTCCTCCGGGTGACCGGCTACGAGCCCGCGGACCTGCTCGGGAGATCCTCTGTGGACCTGACCGATCCGGCGGATCATGAACGCTGCGCCGAAGCCTTCTCCGCTGTCGCCGGTGGGGGGAGCCTGGAGGGGCTGGAGGTACTCTTCCTGAAAAAGGACGGTGCCAGCGGCTACCTGGAGATCAACGCCGCCCCCCTCTATGCGGACGGCACGGTGATCGGGATGCAGGGGGCGGCACGCGAGATCACCGAGCGCAAACAGATGGAGAGGATGCGCTCCGAGGCGTTTGCGCAGATCGACCGGAACATCGGGCAGTTCGCCACCCTGGGCGACGAGATCAGAAACCCGCTCGCCGTGATCGTCGGTGTCGCCGACCTTTACTGCGAGGAGGAGCAAAAGGAGCGGATCCTGGAGCAGGCAGAGATCATCGACGGGATCATCACGCAACTCGATCGCGGCTGGATCGCGTCCGAGAAGGTGCGTGAGTTCCTCAGGAAGCACTGA
- a CDS encoding DUF2703 domain-containing protein, whose translation MKDRFVLLWRRVGTALCPYRSSDTDRSLPDLLREIIPLLEENGVSVQVKVEQTDEGAGVWFNGAPLADLIDEAAGAQRYCTGPSRMEELGHPECAYEGEVRSGYVVPEIIFRKAVLLALED comes from the coding sequence ATGAAGGACCGGTTTGTTCTGCTCTGGCGGCGGGTCGGGACCGCCCTCTGCCCGTACCGCTCGTCGGATACCGATCGGTCACTCCCTGATCTGCTCAGGGAAATCATTCCTCTTCTCGAAGAAAATGGGGTTTCTGTCCAGGTGAAGGTGGAGCAGACCGATGAAGGGGCCGGCGTCTGGTTCAACGGCGCCCCTCTTGCCGACCTGATCGACGAGGCCGCCGGGGCCCAGCGCTACTGCACCGGGCCGTCCCGGATGGAGGAACTCGGCCACCCTGAGTGCGCGTATGAAGGGGAGGTGCGATCCGGCTATGTCGTGCCCGAGATCATCTTTCGAAAGGCGGTCCTGCTCGCCCTCGAGGACTGA
- a CDS encoding YIP1 family protein, whose amino-acid sequence MSHPIVEVLLNPDAFFRKMADRAPDLMLPAALVLVTGIIGGIAAYLITNMLTPAFPAEAQGIMGIIAVAGAVATPIFSLIGWVVVAIIFYAISSVFKGSGSLKKTLEFTGYGYVPTALSSAISLVLTAQFTSSVTLPQIDFTDPAAVTAFQATVTHSPMMTAVVGITIVFLLWSANIWIFGMKHARNLTLKNAAITVGVPVGIYIIYQIVSLGVI is encoded by the coding sequence ATGAGTCATCCGATCGTTGAGGTTCTCCTCAATCCTGACGCCTTCTTTCGGAAAATGGCGGATCGTGCGCCTGACCTGATGCTGCCGGCAGCCCTCGTGCTCGTGACCGGGATCATCGGCGGGATCGCCGCATACCTGATCACGAACATGCTCACCCCGGCCTTCCCCGCGGAGGCGCAGGGCATCATGGGGATCATCGCCGTCGCAGGAGCGGTCGCCACGCCGATCTTCTCCCTGATCGGCTGGGTGGTCGTCGCCATTATCTTCTATGCGATTTCGTCCGTGTTCAAAGGGAGCGGGAGCCTGAAAAAAACCCTTGAGTTCACCGGCTACGGCTATGTCCCGACGGCCCTCTCCTCGGCGATCTCTCTCGTCCTGACGGCGCAGTTCACCTCGTCCGTCACCCTCCCCCAGATCGATTTCACCGATCCGGCGGCGGTGACGGCGTTCCAGGCGACGGTCACGCACTCTCCCATGATGACGGCGGTCGTTGGGATCACGATCGTCTTCCTCCTCTGGAGCGCGAACATCTGGATCTTCGGCATGAAGCATGCGAGAAATCTCACGCTGAAAAACGCGGCGATCACGGTGGGCGTGCCGGTGGGGATATATATTATCTATCAGATAGTATCTCTGGGAGTTATATAA
- a CDS encoding COG1361 S-layer family protein, producing MKRCLLFCAVFVLLLAGVVSGATPQENAARVTVTGFSVDPAVLMPGDAATVTVTVKNTADESVALRSARMFTERNIVILDNPYQTFGSIGPGNEVSFTFTVRASTGDGIFYPPFVIDFRDAGSLRSPVTVKVESTEPRISVMERPDSFAEGKKATIKVKVSNPRSGEINGVTIVPLGDGIVSTPTSVFAGALVPDGMAEVSFEITPSRETDLVLNVDYRNGNNQRSTSARLPITFSEDKKQAEIVVSGIEVTREGGVYRASGDVTNAGLEVAKAVVITVGAPAVPVEPNRVYPVASLDPDDLSSFDVTFTAEDADSVPLVIEYKDEDGNAYRSTIPISIGSTGTVAPGESGSFPAWAIALILLAVVAVGGVIVYSWKKAKQNPE from the coding sequence ATGAAAAGATGCCTGCTGTTCTGTGCGGTCTTTGTCCTCCTGCTTGCAGGGGTCGTCTCCGGCGCCACCCCCCAGGAGAACGCCGCACGCGTCACGGTCACCGGGTTCTCGGTCGACCCAGCCGTGCTCATGCCCGGCGATGCGGCGACGGTGACGGTGACGGTGAAAAACACCGCCGATGAGAGCGTTGCCCTCAGAAGCGCCAGGATGTTCACGGAGAGAAACATCGTCATTCTGGACAACCCCTACCAGACCTTCGGCTCCATCGGCCCGGGTAACGAGGTCTCGTTCACGTTTACGGTGCGGGCGTCCACAGGGGACGGGATATTCTACCCGCCGTTTGTGATCGATTTCAGGGACGCCGGTTCGCTCCGGTCCCCGGTCACGGTGAAGGTGGAGAGCACCGAACCGCGGATATCGGTCATGGAGCGCCCAGATTCTTTCGCCGAGGGGAAAAAAGCGACGATAAAGGTGAAGGTCAGCAACCCGCGCTCAGGCGAGATCAACGGCGTCACCATTGTGCCCCTGGGGGATGGGATCGTGAGCACACCGACGAGCGTGTTTGCCGGGGCCCTCGTTCCTGATGGTATGGCCGAGGTCTCCTTTGAGATCACGCCGTCCAGGGAGACCGATCTGGTCTTGAACGTGGATTACCGCAACGGGAACAACCAGAGGAGCACCTCTGCTCGCCTCCCGATCACCTTCTCTGAGGACAAGAAACAGGCCGAGATCGTCGTCTCCGGGATCGAGGTGACGAGGGAGGGCGGCGTCTACCGGGCGAGCGGCGACGTCACCAATGCCGGCCTTGAGGTGGCGAAGGCCGTCGTGATCACCGTCGGCGCCCCGGCCGTCCCGGTCGAGCCGAACCGGGTCTATCCGGTCGCTTCTCTCGACCCCGACGACCTCTCGAGCTTCGATGTCACCTTCACGGCTGAAGATGCGGACTCGGTCCCGCTCGTCATCGAATACAAGGATGAGGACGGGAACGCCTACCGTTCAACCATTCCGATCTCGATCGGGTCCACCGGCACGGTGGCCCCCGGGGAGAGCGGATCGTTCCCGGCATGGGCGATCGCCCTGATCCTTCTCGCGGTCGTGGCGGTCGGGGGCGTCATCGTCTATTCGTGGAAGAAGGCAAAACAGAACCCTGAATAA
- a CDS encoding class I SAM-dependent methyltransferase: MDAGIDWNRVWRVRLAAHRSSPGFVSGGALWKEKETARRYDRGVGESDRVEQCLAALPLGPEHAVLDIGAGPGTLTLPIARLVRRVDAVEPAAGMAAVLRERAAEAGLENIRVVEGRWEDPGLDLDPPYDVVISSFSLAMPDLAAALEKMEAVAAGSVHIFWHAGTPAWERRYMALWPALHGARYRPVPKAWVVFRLLEETGRRPEITMHAFTEERRFSSLEDALSYYAPRFSAVDERQRQVLANALEGWLECGEEGPVMRGRSRFAHIWWKKEER, translated from the coding sequence ATGGATGCCGGGATCGACTGGAACAGGGTGTGGCGGGTGCGGCTGGCGGCGCACCGGTCGAGCCCGGGCTTCGTGAGCGGCGGCGCACTCTGGAAGGAGAAAGAGACCGCCCGCCGCTATGACCGGGGCGTCGGAGAGAGCGATCGGGTGGAGCAGTGCCTGGCCGCCCTCCCCCTCGGGCCGGAACACGCGGTGCTCGATATCGGCGCCGGGCCAGGCACCCTCACCCTCCCGATCGCACGGCTGGTGCGGCGGGTCGATGCCGTCGAGCCGGCCGCCGGGATGGCGGCGGTGCTGCGGGAGCGGGCGGCTGAGGCGGGGCTTGAAAATATCAGGGTCGTGGAGGGGCGGTGGGAGGACCCCGGCCTGGACCTCGATCCCCCGTACGACGTGGTCATCTCCTCCTTCTCGCTTGCGATGCCCGATCTCGCCGCCGCCCTCGAAAAGATGGAGGCGGTCGCCGCGGGGTCGGTGCATATCTTCTGGCATGCGGGGACGCCGGCATGGGAGCGGCGGTATATGGCCCTCTGGCCGGCCCTCCACGGCGCCCGGTACCGTCCGGTGCCGAAGGCCTGGGTGGTCTTCCGCCTCCTTGAGGAGACGGGGCGCCGTCCCGAGATCACGATGCACGCCTTCACCGAAGAACGGCGCTTTTCGAGTCTGGAGGATGCCCTCTCGTATTATGCGCCGCGGTTCTCGGCGGTGGACGAGCGGCAGCGGCAGGTCCTTGCAAACGCCCTTGAGGGCTGGCTTGAATGCGGGGAAGAGGGGCCTGTCATGCGGGGCCGGTCCAGGTTCGCCCATATCTGGTGGAAAAAAGAAGAGCGTTAA